One stretch of Solenopsis invicta isolate M01_SB chromosome 16, UNIL_Sinv_3.0, whole genome shotgun sequence DNA includes these proteins:
- the LOC105204846 gene encoding RE1-silencing transcription factor B isoform X2, with protein MEYGIWSLHVAGELWGDPRLARRHPILPSGATQILPRAAFALSALHRPDMLPLPLTAAGPPYVPMELITKPASVASTNAEDAEDAERSTNGEDEDSQQRDDNESNIEQADQNENQTCVPNESNDNEDAGDESDTGSTNSSHRSANNNLSIAKLPDPMSCLALDKEGTPVLNGWVLGAYTAMLGRLSAATAALEATEVPNIPSDSDSESEHSSYTEKSRGSSPNVSSVHRGYSCGSCDVVAPTRPALRKHIADCHPALSGAETGETKRCPSTGCDFTTSSRCEMETHVAAHVAQGMTPTGKKRSLALQRVRYEREEYRCSLCSYACTIEKAFQRHLRAHARGSAPETRVSCAVCGADRSSEVDLNRHMRRHRDDRYFCCDICIFRTVQLKKLIQHRRMHTGEKPHLCPHCAYRSARRDNLRSHVRRVHKKENLYCDTFSPRGMLITPSLLASSRDTTDVDLVQSPASSPSSNPDATN; from the exons ATGGAATATGGGATCTGGAGTCTTCACGTCGCGGGTGAACTTTGGGGTGACCCGCGTCTCGCCCGAAGGCATCCGATTCTGCCTTCCGGCGCGACGCAGATCCTGCCAAGAGCTGCGTTCGCCCTGAGCGCTCTGCACCGGCCCGACATGCTGCCGCTGCCGTTGACGGCAGCGGGGCCGCCCTACGTTCCGATGGAGCTGATAACGAAACCAGCCTCGGTCGCATCCACCAACGCCGAAGACGCCGAGGATGCGGAGAGGAGCACGAACGGCGAAGATGAAGATTCTCAGCAGCGCGACGACAACGAAAGTAACATCGAACAGGCTGATCAAAACGAAAATCAG ACTTGCGTGCCAAACGAAAGTAACGACAACGAAGATGCCGGTGACGAGAGCGATACTGGTAGCACCAACAGTTCACATCGATCGGCGAACAACAATCTATCAATCGCGAAGCTTCCCGATCCGATGTCATGCCTGGCTCTCGACAAG GAAGGAACTCCCGTTCTCAACGGTTGGGTACTGGGTGCTTACACAGCGATGCTGGGCAGACTGTCTGCCGCCACTGCGGCACTGGAAGCAACGGAAGTTCCCAATATTCCCTCCGATAGTGATTCTGAGAGCGAGCATTCATCCTATACTGAAAA ATCGAGAGGCAGCAGTCCGAACGTGAGCAGCGTTCATCGCGGCTACTCGTGCGGCTCTTGCGACGTAGTGGCACCGACGAGACCGGCCCTAAGGAAGCACATAGCCGATTGCCATCCCGCTCTGTCCGGCGCGGAGACTGGGGAGACCAAGAGGTGTCCGTCCACGGGCTGTGACTTCACGACGAGCAGCAGGTGCGAGATGGAGACCCACGTGGCGGCGCATGTAGCCCAGGGGATGACGCCCACGGGGAAGAAACGCTCGCTGGCCTTGCAACGCGTCAG GTACGAAAGGGAAGAATATCGATGCTCACTGTGCTCGTATGCGTGCACGATCGAGAAGGCATTTCAAAGACATCTGCGAGCGCACGCGAGAGGCTCCGCGCCGGAGACTAGGGTGAGCTGCGCCGTTTGCGGTGCCGACCGATCGTCCGAAGTCGACCTCAACAGGCACATGCGAAGGCATCGCGACGACCGATACTTCTGCTGTGATATCTGTATTTTCCGCACAGTGCAACTGAAGAAG CTGATACAGCATCGTCGCATGCACACGGGTGAGAAGCCGCATCTGTGCCCACACTGCGCCTACCGAAGCGCACGTCGCGACAATCTACGCAGTCACGTACGACGAGTGCACAAAAAGGAGAACCTCTATTGCGATACCTTCAGCCCGCGCGGCATGCTGATAACCCCCTCGCTGTTGGCCTCCTCGAGGGACACTACTGACGTCGACCTGGTACAGAGCCCGGCATCCTCGCCGTCTTCAAATCCGGACGCGACCAACTAG
- the LOC105204846 gene encoding zinc finger protein 316 isoform X1, which yields MEYGIWSLHVAGELWGDPRLARRHPILPSGATQILPRAAFALSALHRPDMLPLPLTAAGPPYVPMELITKPASVASTNAEDAEDAERSTNGEDEDSQQRDDNESNIEQADQNENQTCVPNESNDNEDAGDESDTGSTNSSHRSANNNLSIAKLPDPMSCLALDKEGTPVLNGWVLGAYTAMLGRLSAATAALEATEVPNIPSDSDSESEHSSYTEKSRGSSPNVSSVHRGYSCGSCDVVAPTRPALRKHIADCHPALSGAETGETKRCPSTGCDFTTSSRCEMETHVAAHVAQGMTPTGKKRSLALQRVRYRYEREEYRCSLCSYACTIEKAFQRHLRAHARGSAPETRVSCAVCGADRSSEVDLNRHMRRHRDDRYFCCDICIFRTVQLKKLIQHRRMHTGEKPHLCPHCAYRSARRDNLRSHVRRVHKKENLYCDTFSPRGMLITPSLLASSRDTTDVDLVQSPASSPSSNPDATN from the exons ATGGAATATGGGATCTGGAGTCTTCACGTCGCGGGTGAACTTTGGGGTGACCCGCGTCTCGCCCGAAGGCATCCGATTCTGCCTTCCGGCGCGACGCAGATCCTGCCAAGAGCTGCGTTCGCCCTGAGCGCTCTGCACCGGCCCGACATGCTGCCGCTGCCGTTGACGGCAGCGGGGCCGCCCTACGTTCCGATGGAGCTGATAACGAAACCAGCCTCGGTCGCATCCACCAACGCCGAAGACGCCGAGGATGCGGAGAGGAGCACGAACGGCGAAGATGAAGATTCTCAGCAGCGCGACGACAACGAAAGTAACATCGAACAGGCTGATCAAAACGAAAATCAG ACTTGCGTGCCAAACGAAAGTAACGACAACGAAGATGCCGGTGACGAGAGCGATACTGGTAGCACCAACAGTTCACATCGATCGGCGAACAACAATCTATCAATCGCGAAGCTTCCCGATCCGATGTCATGCCTGGCTCTCGACAAG GAAGGAACTCCCGTTCTCAACGGTTGGGTACTGGGTGCTTACACAGCGATGCTGGGCAGACTGTCTGCCGCCACTGCGGCACTGGAAGCAACGGAAGTTCCCAATATTCCCTCCGATAGTGATTCTGAGAGCGAGCATTCATCCTATACTGAAAA ATCGAGAGGCAGCAGTCCGAACGTGAGCAGCGTTCATCGCGGCTACTCGTGCGGCTCTTGCGACGTAGTGGCACCGACGAGACCGGCCCTAAGGAAGCACATAGCCGATTGCCATCCCGCTCTGTCCGGCGCGGAGACTGGGGAGACCAAGAGGTGTCCGTCCACGGGCTGTGACTTCACGACGAGCAGCAGGTGCGAGATGGAGACCCACGTGGCGGCGCATGTAGCCCAGGGGATGACGCCCACGGGGAAGAAACGCTCGCTGGCCTTGCAACGCGTCAGGTATAG GTACGAAAGGGAAGAATATCGATGCTCACTGTGCTCGTATGCGTGCACGATCGAGAAGGCATTTCAAAGACATCTGCGAGCGCACGCGAGAGGCTCCGCGCCGGAGACTAGGGTGAGCTGCGCCGTTTGCGGTGCCGACCGATCGTCCGAAGTCGACCTCAACAGGCACATGCGAAGGCATCGCGACGACCGATACTTCTGCTGTGATATCTGTATTTTCCGCACAGTGCAACTGAAGAAG CTGATACAGCATCGTCGCATGCACACGGGTGAGAAGCCGCATCTGTGCCCACACTGCGCCTACCGAAGCGCACGTCGCGACAATCTACGCAGTCACGTACGACGAGTGCACAAAAAGGAGAACCTCTATTGCGATACCTTCAGCCCGCGCGGCATGCTGATAACCCCCTCGCTGTTGGCCTCCTCGAGGGACACTACTGACGTCGACCTGGTACAGAGCCCGGCATCCTCGCCGTCTTCAAATCCGGACGCGACCAACTAG